From one Peredibacter starrii genomic stretch:
- the fghA gene encoding S-formylglutathione hydrolase: MKILKQHKNFDGHTCFWSHDSAETKTEMKFSTFVPHGEIKGCIIWLSGLTCTDENFITKAGAQRILANEKLMVICPDTSPRGLNLPGEHDSYDFGSGAGFYVDATTPGYKDHYRMDSYVMNELFTVIKEHFKTPNVSIMGHSMGGHGALVLALRNPDKFKAVSAFSPIVNPVAVPWGQKAFKGYFGEDQNLWKGHDTCELMKAGRKHNSKILIHQGTADDFLEKELKTSHFVETAKTSGQDFEVKMCEGYDHSYYFISTFIEEHIKHHAEYF, from the coding sequence ATGAAAATACTTAAGCAGCATAAAAACTTTGATGGCCATACATGTTTTTGGTCTCATGATTCAGCGGAAACAAAAACTGAGATGAAATTCTCAACATTTGTTCCTCATGGCGAGATCAAGGGTTGTATCATCTGGTTATCGGGTCTTACTTGTACGGATGAGAACTTCATCACGAAAGCGGGAGCCCAGAGAATTCTTGCTAATGAGAAACTCATGGTGATTTGTCCGGACACTTCTCCTCGTGGACTTAATCTTCCGGGGGAGCATGATAGTTATGATTTTGGATCAGGCGCGGGCTTCTATGTAGATGCAACAACACCTGGTTATAAAGATCATTACCGCATGGATAGTTATGTGATGAATGAACTTTTTACGGTGATTAAAGAGCATTTTAAAACACCGAACGTTTCTATCATGGGACATTCAATGGGTGGACATGGGGCCCTGGTTCTGGCCCTTAGAAACCCGGATAAGTTTAAAGCGGTCTCGGCTTTTTCACCGATCGTGAATCCAGTGGCTGTTCCATGGGGTCAGAAGGCATTTAAAGGTTACTTTGGTGAAGATCAAAATCTCTGGAAAGGCCATGACACTTGTGAGCTAATGAAAGCGGGTAGAAAGCATAATTCGAAGATCCTCATTCATCAGGGGACGGCCGATGATTTCCTTGAGAAGGAACTTAAGACTTCCCATTTTGTGGAAACTGCAAAAACCTCAGGTCAGGATTTCGAAGTGAAGATGTGCGAGGGGTATGACCATAGTTACTACTTCATTTCTACTTTTATTGAAGAACATATTAAGCATCACGCCGAATATTTTTAG
- a CDS encoding S-(hydroxymethyl)glutathione dehydrogenase/class III alcohol dehydrogenase: MKVKAAVAWGPNQPLSIETVDLEAPKKGEVLVRIVASGVCHTDAYTLSGVDPEGLFPVILGHEGAGIVEEVGEGVTSLKKGDHVIPLYTPECGTCKFCKSGKTNLCQRIRETQGKGLMPDGTSRFSKDGKPIFHYMGTSTFAEYTVCAEISLAKIDPKAPLDKVCLLGCGVTTGIGAVLNTAKVEKGANVAVFGMGGIGLSVIQGAKMAGAEKIIAIDINDAKFEMAKDFGATDFINPTKINSVTEEVIKLTDGGADYSFECVGSTKLMRQALECCHKGWGTSVIIGVAAAGEEISTRPFQLVTGRVWKGSAFGGVKGRTELPGYVDRYMKGEIKIDEMVTFTMPVEQINDAFKYMKEGKSIRSVVTF, from the coding sequence ATGAAAGTTAAGGCAGCTGTGGCGTGGGGACCAAATCAACCTCTAAGCATTGAGACTGTGGACCTAGAAGCACCTAAGAAGGGCGAAGTTCTAGTTCGTATCGTGGCCTCAGGTGTTTGTCACACAGACGCATACACACTGTCAGGTGTTGATCCTGAAGGTCTTTTTCCAGTCATTCTTGGACACGAAGGTGCAGGCATCGTGGAAGAAGTTGGTGAAGGTGTGACGTCACTTAAAAAAGGTGATCACGTTATTCCACTTTACACTCCGGAGTGTGGAACTTGTAAATTCTGTAAGTCAGGCAAAACCAATCTTTGTCAGCGCATTCGCGAAACTCAAGGTAAGGGCCTTATGCCAGACGGGACTTCTCGTTTCTCGAAAGACGGAAAGCCAATCTTTCACTACATGGGTACATCAACATTTGCTGAGTACACTGTTTGTGCTGAAATCTCTCTAGCGAAAATCGATCCAAAAGCTCCACTTGATAAAGTTTGTCTTCTTGGTTGTGGCGTAACGACAGGTATTGGTGCGGTTTTGAATACTGCTAAGGTTGAGAAAGGTGCAAACGTTGCTGTTTTCGGTATGGGCGGTATTGGTCTTTCAGTTATCCAAGGCGCGAAAATGGCCGGAGCTGAAAAAATCATCGCCATCGACATTAATGACGCTAAATTTGAAATGGCGAAAGATTTTGGTGCTACCGATTTCATCAACCCGACAAAAATTAACTCAGTAACTGAAGAAGTTATCAAGCTTACTGACGGTGGCGCGGACTACTCTTTCGAATGTGTGGGCAGTACTAAACTTATGAGACAAGCTCTCGAGTGTTGTCACAAAGGTTGGGGGACATCGGTAATTATTGGTGTGGCCGCAGCAGGTGAAGAAATTTCAACTCGTCCGTTTCAACTGGTAACTGGCCGTGTTTGGAAAGGTTCGGCTTTCGGTGGTGTAAAAGGTAGAACTGAGCTTCCAGGTTATGTTGACAGATATATGAAGGGTGAAATTAAAATTGATGAGATGGTAACTTTCACTATGCCAGTTGAGCAAATCAACGACGCCTTCAAATATATGAAAGAAGGGAAGAGTATCCGTAGTGTAGTCACTTTCTAA
- a CDS encoding LysR family transcriptional regulator — METIKWVQGVIAFVKVAETGSFSRAAKSLGVSKSHISKTIRQLEEDLGIALFLRSTRKIQLTSRGEKFLMDSKASLEKLEGAKQDIIHSSETPRGTLRVTLAGIFGENYIAPVVIKMAKDYPELQIELNFDARIVDLIAEKYDVAIRFGHLPDSSLKAQKIASRREFICASKTYLQANSVIKEPRDLTAHNCLGQGQWTFKKNGKKLQVQINGNLKTNNPRVLLRAAKNGLGIVRLPGSYVFDEIQKGKLVSILEDFSEGKMDIWAVTPTRHEQNINVKTFITEVKKALSEGYPDVLF; from the coding sequence ATGGAAACAATAAAATGGGTTCAGGGAGTTATTGCGTTTGTCAAAGTGGCCGAAACTGGCAGTTTTTCTCGTGCGGCAAAATCTCTTGGCGTCTCGAAATCTCATATCAGTAAAACCATCCGCCAACTGGAAGAAGACCTAGGCATTGCATTGTTTCTGAGATCAACGCGGAAGATCCAGTTAACGAGCCGTGGTGAGAAGTTTTTGATGGATAGTAAGGCCTCTCTGGAAAAGCTTGAAGGGGCCAAACAAGACATTATCCACTCCTCTGAAACACCTCGTGGAACTCTCCGAGTCACTCTCGCAGGCATCTTTGGTGAAAACTACATCGCTCCTGTCGTGATCAAAATGGCCAAGGACTATCCTGAGCTTCAGATTGAACTTAATTTCGACGCCCGCATTGTGGATCTCATCGCCGAGAAATATGATGTGGCCATTCGCTTTGGACACCTCCCTGATTCAAGTCTTAAGGCCCAAAAGATCGCTTCTCGACGAGAATTTATCTGTGCCAGCAAAACCTATCTTCAGGCCAATTCGGTCATCAAAGAACCAAGGGACCTAACAGCTCATAATTGTCTCGGCCAAGGTCAATGGACCTTTAAAAAAAACGGAAAGAAGCTCCAGGTTCAGATAAACGGAAATCTCAAAACCAATAATCCCCGTGTTCTTTTAAGAGCGGCGAAGAATGGACTCGGAATCGTGAGATTACCAGGATCATATGTGTTTGATGAAATTCAAAAAGGTAAATTGGTTTCTATCTTAGAGGATTTTAGCGAAGGGAAAATGGACATTTGGGCCGTGACACCTACTCGTCACGAGCAGAACATCAACGTTAAGACCTTCATCACCGAAGTGAAGAAGGCCTTAAGTGAAGGTTATCCCGACGTCTTATTTTAG